CCTTCCAGATCGGGCGCAGCTCCGGCATCACGCGCCGCGCGAAGAGCTCCGTGTTCTGCATGCACTTCTCGGTCGGCATGTCGCCGATGTGCTGCAAGCAGACGACGTGTCCGATCTTCAGCTTGCGCGCGACGTTCTGCATCTGCTCGATGCAGCTCGCGGGGCTGCCCGCGACGATGAAGCCCTGCTCGACCAGCTCCTTCCAGGACAGCTTGTTGGCGAGCACGGGCGAAGCCGCAGCACCCGCGACCTGCGTCGCGAGCCCCGCGCGGATCGTCGCCTCGGTGCGGTAGCCGGGGGCGTCGGCGAAGCCGGGCCAGATGTGCAGGCAGCGGTCGAAGAAGTAGCGCACGTGCGGCTCGTACAGCCGCTGCGCCTCGTCGTCGGTCTCGGCCACGCAGATCTGCTGTGCGAATGCGGCCTGGTAGGGGTTGAAGGTCTTGCCCAGCTGCTCCATGCGCTGCCAGAAGCCGCGCATCAGCTGCTCGCCGCGCAGGTAGCCGCTGAAGGAGAGGTAGCTGTAGTTGTAGTTCTGCTCCGCGCAGAAATCCCAGGTCTCGATCGAGCCGCCGCCCGGCACCCAGACCGGCGGAGGGTTCTGCACCGGCCGCGGCCAGATGTTCACGTAACGCAGTTTGGTGTGCTTGCCGTTCCAGGCGAACACGTCCGGGTCGCTCCAGGCGCGCCGGATCAGGTCGTGCGCCTCGCGGTACTTCTCGCGCAGTGTGGCCGGGTTGGCGCCGAACGCGTAGTTGTCGTCCATCGAGGTGCCGACCGGGAAGCCGGCGATCAGCCGCCCGCCCGAGATCACGTCGACCATCGCCATCTCCTCTGCCACGCGCGTCGGCGGATCGTAGAGCGCGATCGACTGGCCGAGCAGCAGGATCGAAGGCTTCGCGGTGCGCCGCGCCAGCGTCGCGGCCATCAGCTGCGGCGAGGGCATCAGCCCGTAGGCGTTCTGGTGGTGCTCGTTGATGCCGAGCCCGTCGAAGCCGAGGTCGCCCGCGAACTCGAGCAGATCCAGGTAGTCGTTGTAGACCTTGTGGCCGACGACCGGATCGTAGAGCCGCGAGTCGACGTCGACCCAGACGCTGCGGTGTTTCTCGCGGAAGTCGGCCGGCAGGTGCGGCCAGGGCATCAGGTTGAACCAGTGGAACTTCATCGCGCTCCCTCCACACAGTTGCGAACCGAGTCGACCTCATTTCCTTCTATCACGGCCGCGCGCGGGAAATCAGGCCGAGCTCTGCTCCCGCCGCGCGGGCTGCTTCGGGAACAGCACCGACATGAGCATGGCGCTTCCGATCAGCAGCGCGATCACGCCCAGCGAGATCTCGATCGGGAGCTTCCCGCCGAAGGCGCCGTTCAGCCAGACCATCTTCACGCCCACGAAGACCAGCACCAGCGCCAGCCCGTAGTTCAACAGGTGGAAGCGATCCACGGCGCCGGCCAGCATGAAGTAGAGCGAGCGCATGCCCAGGATCGCGAAGATGTTCGACGCGAACACGATCAGCGGCTCGCGGGTCAGCGCGTAGATCGCGGGCACGGAGTCGACCGCGAAGACGATGTCGGTCGCCTCGATCCAGACCAGCGCGATCAAGAGCGGGGTCGCCAGCCAACGGCCGTTCTCGCGCACGAGGAAGCGCTGCTCGCGCAGGCCGTCGCTGAGCGGCACGAAGCGGCGCATCAGCCGCACGATCGGATTGCGCTCCGGCGCGGGCTTTGCGTCGCCCACCCAGAGCATCTTCATGCCGGTCAGGATCAGCAGCGTGCCGAAGAAGATCACCGCGGCCTCGTAGCGAAGCAGCACCGACCCCATCGCGATGAAGATGGAGCGGAACACCAGCGCGCCGAGAATCCCGTAGAAGAGCACGCGGTGCTGGTAGCGCGGCGGGATGGCCAGATAGGAGAAGACCACCACGAAGACGAAGATGTTGTCGACCGCGAGCGCCTTCTCGACCAGGAAGCCGGTCAGGTACTCCAATCCCACGCGGTCCGCGGCCGCGGCGGGATCGAAGCCGGGGATGGCGAGCAGGCGCGGGTCGCGCGGGAACGCCCAGTGCGCGTACTGCCAGAGCGCGACGTTCACCGCCACGCCGAGCGAGATCCAGACCACGGTCCAGACCGCCGCCTCGCGGATCGAGACGGCGTGCGCGTCTCTGTGGAAGACGCCCAGGTCCAGCGCCAGAAGCGCCAGCACGAGCGCGATGACGGCGCCGTACAGCCAGGCGTACTCGGCGAACGGGAACAGCAAGTGCTCGGTCGACACGATCCTTCTCCCCGGTTGTCTGCCGGGAGGATCGGAGCGCGTCGCGAACTTGGAAAATAGATAATGTCGCGAGATCGCATCGAGAATCGCGAACGATCGCGGCGACCGGCGCGGGCCGAACGGCTAGCCGCGCTTGAAGATCCGCTCGCGCGCGGCCTCGGTGATCGCCGCGACGGCCGGGTGCTTGATGCGCCGCTCCACCGAGATCGCGTAGTAGCGCTCGATCACCCCGTCCGCGTCGCCGATCGCGCGCACGCCGTACTGATCGCGAAGCTCCTGCGCCAGAAGCGACGGGGCCGCGAAGATCCCGTGGCCGTGCTGCGCGAAGACCTTCGCCAGCGCGCTGTCCTCGAACTCTGCGACCAGGCGTGGCTGGATCCCGCGCCGCTGGAACCACTGGTCGAGCGAGCGACGCAGCTGTGTGTTGGGCGTCGGCAGCAGCAGCGGCGCGCCGCCGAGCGAGTCCGGGAAGCGGCGCCGCAGCCGCTCCGCGAGCGCGCGCGTGGCGAAGAAGCCCACCTGCGCCTCGCCGAGCAGGTGATTGTACGCCTTCACGCTCACGTGGGGCGACAGTGGCGCGTCGGTGATCACCAGGTCGAACCCGTGCAGGGCCAGGTCCGCGAGCAGGCGGTCCGACTTGCCCTCGAGGCAGGTGAGCTGGACCGGCGGCGCCTGCGCGAGCGCGATCTCGAGCAGCCGCGCCGTGATCAGCTTCGGCACCACGTCGGCGACGCCGATCACGAGCCGCGGGCTGCGGTCGGAAGGCCGCCCGCGCAACGTCTCGGTCAGCTCGCGTCCGAGCGTGAAGATCTCCTCCGCGTAGCGGAACACGACCCGGCCCATCTCGGTGAGCACGAGATTGCGCCCTGCGCGCGCGAAGAGCTTCTCGTCGAAGGCCTCTTCGAGCTTGCGGATCTGTCCCGAAAGCGTGGGCTGCGCCAGGCGCAGTTGCCGCGCCGCGCGCGACACGCTGCCCTCCTTCGCGACGGTGTAGAAGTAGAGCAGGTGATGGTAGTTGAGCCAGTCCACGCGGCGGGAGTATCTCCCGTCACGCCGCGTTGCGCAGCCGCTCGATGCGCTGCTCGAGCGGAGGATGGCTCGCGAACCAGCGCGCGAAGCGACCGCCGCCGCCCGCGATCCCGAACGCGGACAGACCCTCGGGCAGGTCGCTGCGCCCGCCCGCGTGCCGGCGCAGCGACTCGAGCGCCGCGATCATGCCTTCGCGACCGGCCAGGCGAGCCGCACCGGCGTCCGCCCGGAACTCGCGCTGGCGCGAGAACCAGAGCACGAGGAGCGTGGCGAAGATGCCGAGCACCAGCTGCGACGCGAGCGACGTGACCAGGAAGGCCGGGCCGTGGCCTTCCTCGCTGCGGAAGACCAGCCGATCGACCGCGTGACCGATCACGCGCGAGAGGAAGAGCACGAAGGTGTTCACGACGCCCTGGATCAGCGCGAGGGTGACCATGTCGCCGCTTTGCACGTGACTCACCTCGTGCGCGAGCACCGATTCGACCTCGCGCCGGCTCATGGTCCTCAGCAGCCCGGTGCTGACCGCGACCAGCGCGGCGTCGCGACGGGCGCCGGTCGCGAAGGCGTTCGGCTCGGGCGAGTCGTACACGGCGACCTCCGGTACGCCGATCCCGGCCGCGAGCGCCTGCGCGCGCACGGTCTGCACCAGCCAGGCCTCCTCCTCGTCGGCCGGGCGCTCGATCACGCGCGCGCCGGTCGCGCGCTTCGCCAGCCACTTCGAGAGCAGCAGCGACAGGAACGAGCCTCCCATGCCGAAGACCGCCGCGAAAGCGAGCAGCTTGGGCAGGTCGAGCGCGACGCCGCGCGCGTCGAGCGTGCCTCCGAGCCCGAGCAGGCTCGCGACCAGGACCAGGACTGCCAGGATCGCGAGGTTGGTGGCCGCGAACAGGACGATGCGCTTCATGGATGCCTCCTCTGCCGTGGATCCGCCGTTTCTAGCGAGAGCTTCGGCTCGGAGGACTCATTGGTCCAATAGATAAATCCCGAGCTACTCATCGCCTTTCACGATGATTCGCGGAGCTCCGGGGCGGGGCGCCGGGTCGGAGCTAGCGGCGGCGCCGCTCCACGTCGCCGGAGCGGAAGTTCCCGACCAGGGTGACCTTTCCGCTCTCGATCAGGTGCTGGATCGTGGCCACGACCTCCTCGTCGGTTTCGGCCTCGTCCGAGATCGCCGCGACCAGGTCGAGCAGGGTCAGCGTCTCGGGATGGTCCGCCTCGATCGATTCGAGCTGCGCGAGCGTATGGGCGACCTGGGTCATCGAGAGCTGCTCCCCTCTGCTTCTCCAGAGTGCAGAAGCATCGGGCGTGCCAACCTGCGTCATGCGCACGAGACGCGTGGAAGTGGGCGGATATTCGAGCCTGGCGAGTCTGTCTCCCGCCCTCCGGAGCGCGGATGTGGCCGAAGTCCGTCAGCACGGTGACGGTTCTCGTCAACGCTCCGTCGCGCGGACCGATCAGCGATTCAGGCTCGACCAGCGCGAGTCGGCCGCCCGGAAGATCAGGATCCGGTGCGGCAGGACCAGCGTCACCGAGTCCGCGCCGAGCGTGCTGCGCTCCGGAATCTCTCCGGGAGCCAGCGGGTACGCGACGAATCCGCTCGAGAGCGGCGAGAACGCGACGGCGCGCCGCGGCGTGATGATGGCGGCCACGTTCTCGTCCGCGAGCAGCTCGATCGGCCTCTCGCCCGGGCCCAGGCCGAACTCGCGCCAGGACGCGATCTGCGGCGCGAACGCCAGGATCCGCGCCGGGAAGGCCACGACGACCAGCCGGTCGCGGACCTCCAGGTCCTGCTCCCCCGGCGCCGACTCCGAGACGCGGTAGCGCGTCTCGACGAAGCTCGCGGCGCGCGACTGGATCGCGAGCAGGCGCCGCGTGGTCACGGCCACGCCGACCTCGCCCTGGGTGCGAAGCGCGACGACCGATTCCCCGAGCTCGAGCGCGGCGACCACGGCGGCAAAACCCGCGGAGGTGACGGCGAGGACCCGGTCGTCGACGTGCGTGAGCGTGACGCGTTCTTCGGGCCGCGAGCGCGAGTCCGCGTGCGCCGCGGGCGCCGGGCAGAGCAGGCAGGCGCAGAGCGCGAGGACCGCGACGCGATCGCTCAGAACTTGTCCTTCAGCGCGCGCACCGCGCCGAGTACGCTCGCCGGGTCCGCGGGCGTCGCGGGCAGGAGCGCGCGCACGCTCGCGAGCAGCTCCGGCGAGCTCGCGCGCATGAACGGATTCGTCGCGCGCTCGTCGGCGATCGTCGAGGGCACGGTCATCTCGGCCTCGGCTGCGTCGTGCCAGTCCGCCGCCGCGCCTGCACGGGCCCGCTTCACTCGGTCCATTCTCTCGACCAGCGCGGCGTTTCGCGGCTCGAGGGTGAGCGCGAAGCGCAGATTGGATTCGGTGTACTCGTGCCCGCAGTAGACGCGCGTGGCGTCGGGGAGCCGGCCGAGCTTCAGGTTCAGCGCCTCGTGCATCATCTGCGGCGTTCCCTCGAAGATCCGCCCGCAGCCGCCGGCGAAGAGCGTGTCGCCGCAGAAGACCGCGCCGGGAAACACGTACGCGACGTGGCCGCGCGTGTGTGCCGGGATGAACACGACCTCGGCCGAGAGCCTGCCGACCCTCACGTGCTCGCCCTCGTCCACGCCGTCGGTAAAGCCGGGAATCCGCTCCGCGTCCGAGACGTGCCCGACCACGGGCACGCCGTAGCGGGCGGCGAGCTCGGGGTTCGCGCCGCAGTGGTCCAGGTGGTGGTGCGTCGAGAGGATCTTCGTGAGCCGGACGCCGAGCTTCGCGATCCGCGCGATCACGGGCGCCGCTTCCGGCGCGTCGATCACGGCCGCCTCGTTCGAGGCGGGATCGATCACCAGATAGGTGTAGTTGTCTCGCAGCGTCGGGACGCGTTCGACTCGCATGCCCGCAAGTCTAGCCGATCACGCGAACGCGACTTCGAGCTCCTCGCAGACGAGCTTGCACAGCCGCTCCGAGACCAGCGCCCGAAGCTCGGACGAGTCGCCCTGCGCGACGTGCAGCTCGACTCGCAGGCCCGCGACCGACACGAGCTCGATCTCGGTGTTCGCGGGAAGCCGCGCGGCGATGCTTCCGAAGAGCGCGGTCTCGACCCGCCGCGTCGCCTCCGCCTCGCCGCGGGCGCGGTTCTCGCGACGGATCGCTTCCGGAAGCGGCGCGCCGCGCACGTCGGCGAGGATCTCCTCGAGGTCGGGCCGGCAGCTCCCGCAGCCGCTCCCCGCGCCGAGGCGCTCGGCGATCGAGTCCACGTCCGCCAGGCCATGCTCGCGGACGAAGGCCTCGATCCGTCGGCTCGACATCCCCATGCAGCGACAGATCAGCCGCACCATCACGGTCTCATCGGCCGGAGCGGGTCAGTCCCCGAGCAGGGAGAGCTGGCGGGCCTGCTCGTCCGCGTCCGGGACGAGCAAGCCCGGATCGGCGATCCGGTCGGGAGCGGCCGAGCGGACGGAGGCTGGCGCTTCCGGGCAGATCCCCGCGTAGTCGCACCAGCGGCAGAGCGGCCCCGGGCGCGCGGGGAACTCGCGCTCGGCCTCGATCGCGTCGATCAGCTGAATCGTCGCCTTTCGCAAGCTCTCGAGCGTCTCGGGCGAGCGCCGCGAGCGGAGCGTCTTGTTGAAGATCAGGTAGTGCCAGACGAGCTCGACCTGCTGCACGTCCGGGTAGGTCTGCTCGAGCCCGATCTGGTACAGCGCGAGCTGGCGGTCCTGGTCGACCTGGCGCTGCGGCGGAAGGCTCGCGCTGGTCTTGTAGTCGTGGATCTCGAAGACGCCGTCGCCCTGGCGCACGATCCGATCGACGATGCCGAGCATCTTGTAGCGGCCGTCGCCGTCGAGCTCGAGCCGCAGCCGCTCTTCGAGCGCGA
This region of Deltaproteobacteria bacterium genomic DNA includes:
- a CDS encoding PD-(D/E)XK nuclease family protein; this translates as MDSVKVDTSGSPFTFDLPPPGKVTREAGIFKAGRPTHTGPDSGGSVTEYSHSRLSSYESCPRKFKYRYVDQIKVDTEGVEAFMGKRVHEILERLYHHVARNGRPPSLAQVLERYRKDWSRSWHEKVQIVRKENPPEYYLERGARGLENYYRTWYPFTSGETVALEERLRLELDGDGRYKMLGIVDRIVRQGDGVFEIHDYKTSASLPPQRQVDQDRQLALYQIGLEQTYPDVQQVELVWHYLIFNKTLRSRRSPETLESLRKATIQLIDAIEAEREFPARPGPLCRWCDYAGICPEAPASVRSAAPDRIADPGLLVPDADEQARQLSLLGD
- a CDS encoding LLM class flavin-dependent oxidoreductase, with the protein product MKFHWFNLMPWPHLPADFREKHRSVWVDVDSRLYDPVVGHKVYNDYLDLLEFAGDLGFDGLGINEHHQNAYGLMPSPQLMAATLARRTAKPSILLLGQSIALYDPPTRVAEEMAMVDVISGGRLIAGFPVGTSMDDNYAFGANPATLREKYREAHDLIRRAWSDPDVFAWNGKHTKLRYVNIWPRPVQNPPPVWVPGGGSIETWDFCAEQNYNYSYLSFSGYLRGEQLMRGFWQRMEQLGKTFNPYQAAFAQQICVAETDDEAQRLYEPHVRYFFDRCLHIWPGFADAPGYRTEATIRAGLATQVAGAAASPVLANKLSWKELVEQGFIVAGSPASCIEQMQNVARKLKIGHVVCLQHIGDMPTEKCMQNTELFARRVMPELRPIWKEYEDQWSPKPIAEKARAVPRPIASGAAAGGR
- the gloB gene encoding hydroxyacylglutathione hydrolase, whose translation is MRVERVPTLRDNYTYLVIDPASNEAAVIDAPEAAPVIARIAKLGVRLTKILSTHHHLDHCGANPELAARYGVPVVGHVSDAERIPGFTDGVDEGEHVRVGRLSAEVVFIPAHTRGHVAYVFPGAVFCGDTLFAGGCGRIFEGTPQMMHEALNLKLGRLPDATRVYCGHEYTESNLRFALTLEPRNAALVERMDRVKRARAGAAADWHDAAEAEMTVPSTIADERATNPFMRASSPELLASVRALLPATPADPASVLGAVRALKDKF
- a CDS encoding (2Fe-2S)-binding protein, with amino-acid sequence MVRLICRCMGMSSRRIEAFVREHGLADVDSIAERLGAGSGCGSCRPDLEEILADVRGAPLPEAIRRENRARGEAEATRRVETALFGSIAARLPANTEIELVSVAGLRVELHVAQGDSSELRALVSERLCKLVCEELEVAFA
- a CDS encoding TerC family protein, with protein sequence MLFPFAEYAWLYGAVIALVLALLALDLGVFHRDAHAVSIREAAVWTVVWISLGVAVNVALWQYAHWAFPRDPRLLAIPGFDPAAAADRVGLEYLTGFLVEKALAVDNIFVFVVVFSYLAIPPRYQHRVLFYGILGALVFRSIFIAMGSVLLRYEAAVIFFGTLLILTGMKMLWVGDAKPAPERNPIVRLMRRFVPLSDGLREQRFLVRENGRWLATPLLIALVWIEATDIVFAVDSVPAIYALTREPLIVFASNIFAILGMRSLYFMLAGAVDRFHLLNYGLALVLVFVGVKMVWLNGAFGGKLPIEISLGVIALLIGSAMLMSVLFPKQPARREQSSA
- the nhaR gene encoding transcriptional activator NhaR encodes the protein MDWLNYHHLLYFYTVAKEGSVSRAARQLRLAQPTLSGQIRKLEEAFDEKLFARAGRNLVLTEMGRVVFRYAEEIFTLGRELTETLRGRPSDRSPRLVIGVADVVPKLITARLLEIALAQAPPVQLTCLEGKSDRLLADLALHGFDLVITDAPLSPHVSVKAYNHLLGEAQVGFFATRALAERLRRRFPDSLGGAPLLLPTPNTQLRRSLDQWFQRRGIQPRLVAEFEDSALAKVFAQHGHGIFAAPSLLAQELRDQYGVRAIGDADGVIERYYAISVERRIKHPAVAAITEAARERIFKRG
- the htpX gene encoding protease HtpX — protein: MKRIVLFAATNLAILAVLVLVASLLGLGGTLDARGVALDLPKLLAFAAVFGMGGSFLSLLLSKWLAKRATGARVIERPADEEEAWLVQTVRAQALAAGIGVPEVAVYDSPEPNAFATGARRDAALVAVSTGLLRTMSRREVESVLAHEVSHVQSGDMVTLALIQGVVNTFVLFLSRVIGHAVDRLVFRSEEGHGPAFLVTSLASQLVLGIFATLLVLWFSRQREFRADAGAARLAGREGMIAALESLRRHAGGRSDLPEGLSAFGIAGGGGRFARWFASHPPLEQRIERLRNAA